A part of Gramella sp. MAR_2010_147 genomic DNA contains:
- the pdxA gene encoding 4-hydroxythreonine-4-phosphate dehydrogenase PdxA: MKQSEMIKLGISIGDLNGIGSEIVLKTFDDSRMLDFCTPIIFASSKILNFLKKHYKLSIHFQGIDHPSNAIAGKVNVVNVWKENVNINFGEEDTKIGDYAFRSLEAATNALKKDEIDVLVTAPINKATIQSEKFNFPGHTDYLANELGGESLMFMITDNLKIGLLTDHVALKDIAAVITPELIEKKIKTIQQTLKQDFRVQKPRIAVLGINPHSGDNGVIGKEDEETLKPTIQKIRDKGDLVFGPYSADSFFGSKNYKNFDAVVASYHDQGLIPFKTLSFGMGVNFTAGLRKVRTSPDHGTAFEIAGKNEANINSFKEAVFKGIEIFKAREEYKVLTENPLKKQGRKI; this comes from the coding sequence ATGAAACAAAGCGAAATGATCAAATTGGGAATTAGCATTGGGGATTTGAATGGGATTGGAAGTGAAATTGTGCTTAAGACCTTTGATGATTCCAGGATGCTGGATTTTTGCACCCCGATTATCTTTGCATCTTCAAAAATCCTCAATTTTTTAAAGAAACACTATAAGCTCTCTATTCATTTTCAGGGAATAGACCATCCATCTAATGCAATTGCCGGAAAGGTAAATGTTGTAAATGTTTGGAAAGAAAATGTCAATATAAATTTTGGAGAAGAAGATACCAAAATAGGGGATTACGCATTCAGATCTCTGGAGGCAGCGACAAATGCCTTAAAGAAAGATGAGATCGATGTCCTGGTGACAGCACCAATCAATAAGGCAACAATACAATCTGAAAAATTCAATTTTCCCGGGCATACAGATTATCTAGCTAACGAATTAGGAGGAGAAAGTCTCATGTTCATGATTACAGATAATCTCAAAATTGGATTATTAACAGATCATGTGGCTTTAAAAGATATTGCTGCTGTGATTACCCCTGAATTAATTGAGAAGAAAATTAAAACCATTCAGCAAACTTTGAAGCAGGATTTTAGAGTGCAGAAGCCAAGAATTGCTGTTTTAGGGATCAATCCGCATAGCGGGGATAATGGAGTGATAGGAAAGGAAGACGAAGAGACCTTGAAGCCAACTATTCAAAAGATCAGGGATAAAGGAGATCTTGTTTTTGGCCCATATTCAGCAGATAGCTTTTTTGGTTCCAAGAACTATAAGAATTTTGATGCGGTGGTTGCATCTTACCACGACCAGGGGCTTATTCCATTTAAAACATTATCGTTTGGAATGGGGGTGAATTTTACAGCCGGACTAAGAAAAGTAAGAACTTCACCAGATCATGGAACTGCTTTTGAAATCGCCGGCAAGAACGAAGCAAATATCAATTCATTTAAAGAAGCGGTTTTTAAAGGAATTGAGATCTTTAAAGCCCGCGAAGAATATAAGGTTTTGACTGAAAATCCTTTAAAGAAACAGGGCAGGAAGATATAA
- a CDS encoding riboflavin synthase, giving the protein MFTGIVEEVGKVSSIKKSGSNLDIFINAKMTAELKIDQSISHNGICLTVVSINDDDYKVTAVQETLEKTNLGNLRASDPVNLERGMRLGDRLDGHIVQGHVDQTATCKEIKEKDGSWEFTFEYDPEIGNITIEKGSITVNGVSLTVVNSKKNEFSVAIIPYTYNHTTFKNLVVGDRVNLEFDVIGKYVKRISEFS; this is encoded by the coding sequence ATGTTCACAGGGATCGTAGAAGAAGTAGGAAAAGTTAGCAGCATCAAAAAATCTGGCAGCAACCTTGATATTTTCATCAATGCAAAAATGACCGCTGAACTAAAAATAGATCAAAGCATTTCTCATAATGGTATTTGCCTAACGGTTGTTTCAATTAATGATGATGATTATAAAGTAACTGCAGTACAGGAAACGCTTGAAAAGACCAATCTTGGGAATCTCAGGGCAAGTGACCCTGTAAATCTTGAAAGAGGAATGAGATTGGGAGACCGGTTAGATGGACATATTGTACAGGGACATGTAGATCAAACCGCAACCTGTAAAGAAATTAAAGAGAAAGACGGAAGCTGGGAATTCACGTTTGAATATGATCCTGAAATTGGTAATATCACTATAGAAAAAGGATCTATTACAGTTAACGGCGTAAGTTTGACGGTGGTGAACTCAAAAAAGAACGAGTTTAGCGTAGCAATTATACCTTATACTTATAACCATACGACTTTCAAAAATCTCGTTGTGGGAGATAGAGTGAATCTTGAATTTGATGTAATTGGGAAATACGTAAAAAGAATCAGCGAATTTTCTTAA